A genomic window from Flavobacterium hankyongi includes:
- a CDS encoding response regulator, with protein sequence MKSVNILLVEDNEGDIVLTIEALEESKIINSINVVRNGKEAIDYVFNEGKYKEASQPDLILLDVNLPLKSGHEVLMVIKGDDRTKHIPVIMLTTSSSERDINLSYKHFVNCYITKPVDLTDFFEAVASIEQFWFNIVKLPVRK encoded by the coding sequence ATGAAATCAGTAAATATTTTATTAGTGGAGGACAATGAAGGAGATATTGTTTTAACGATAGAAGCTTTAGAAGAAAGTAAAATAATAAACAGTATTAATGTAGTACGTAATGGTAAAGAGGCTATCGATTATGTTTTCAATGAAGGCAAGTATAAAGAAGCTTCGCAGCCCGATCTTATACTTCTAGATGTAAATTTACCTCTTAAAAGTGGTCATGAAGTCCTTATGGTAATTAAGGGAGATGACAGAACAAAACATATCCCGGTAATTATGCTTACTACTTCATCATCTGAAAGAGACATTAATCTCTCTTACAAACACTTTGTAAATTGTTATATTACTAAGCCTGTGGATTTAACAGATTTTTTTGAAGCTGTTGCCAGTATTGAACAATTTTGGTTTAATATTGTAAAATTACCTGTCAGAAAATAA
- a CDS encoding glycosyltransferase family 2 protein, producing MENILLSVITINYNDAAGLKKTMDSVVSQTWKGFEYLVIDGGSTDESPTLIEAYKPNIAYSVSEKDKGIYNAMNKGIKAAKGKYLLFLNSGDYLVDPTVFENVFSSFDSNADFICGHLCYEQSGKVVVKEHPEQMSFSYLVSKTVYHPSTFIKRTLFEHYGLYNENNKIVSDWEFFFKALGLNGASYQKLHHTITHFDMNGISSVHEDKVQEEKLRVFKNYLPYVFNNENDRYIFDKFKETNKRFRMLREIDKRSFFRKFTTFQLSAITLLMKLFDKRK from the coding sequence TTGGAAAATATTCTCTTATCGGTAATTACCATTAATTATAACGATGCCGCTGGGCTGAAAAAAACCATGGACAGTGTGGTAAGCCAAACCTGGAAAGGATTTGAATACCTTGTTATTGACGGTGGTTCGACCGATGAAAGTCCGACGCTTATAGAAGCCTACAAACCGAATATCGCTTATTCGGTAAGTGAAAAAGACAAAGGGATTTACAACGCCATGAATAAAGGAATTAAAGCCGCTAAAGGGAAATACCTGCTGTTTTTAAATTCCGGTGATTACCTGGTTGATCCTACGGTTTTTGAAAACGTTTTCAGTAGTTTTGATTCCAATGCCGATTTTATATGTGGGCATTTGTGTTATGAACAGTCCGGAAAAGTTGTAGTTAAAGAGCATCCCGAACAAATGAGCTTTAGTTATTTGGTTTCGAAGACCGTTTACCATCCCAGCACGTTTATAAAAAGAACGCTGTTTGAACACTATGGCTTGTACAATGAAAACAATAAAATTGTTTCGGATTGGGAGTTTTTTTTCAAAGCTTTGGGATTAAATGGTGCCAGCTATCAAAAGCTGCATCATACGATTACCCATTTTGATATGAATGGTATATCCTCGGTTCATGAGGATAAGGTGCAGGAAGAGAAGCTTCGGGTTTTTAAAAATTACTTGCCTTATGTTTTCAATAATGAAAATGATCGCTATATTTTTGATAAGTTCAAGGAAACGAACAAACGGTTTCGAATGCTCCGTGAGATTGATAAACGATCTTTTTTCAGAAAATTTACTACCTTTCAGCTTTCAGCAATCACACTGCTGATGAAACTATTCGATAAGAGAAAATAA
- a CDS encoding sensor histidine kinase, with product MKVKPEMKITLIYLVSGILWILISDRFLLFFFNDFELKKLTYLQSVKGFFYVASTALLLFLLLRRQYKIINAKVEQLERYTQELEMSNKELEQFAYVASHDLQEPLRTIISFITKLETEYKEKFDERGKQYIGFAVSGAKRMRTLILDLLEYSKIGKEKQKTEIQDINQIVQEILLLHHEVITQKKAQIHVQKLPVINTDSSAIFQIFHQLIGNALKYTNEMILPSITIAIEETNHDWIFSVADNGIGIEKQYFKKIFLLFQRLHSSEEFNGNGIGLAIVKKNVDKLNGRVWVISEKDKGATFYFSLKKKSLQ from the coding sequence ATGAAAGTTAAACCTGAAATGAAAATAACACTAATTTATTTAGTGTCAGGTATATTATGGATTTTGATTAGTGATCGATTTCTACTATTCTTCTTCAATGATTTTGAACTAAAAAAACTGACCTATCTGCAAAGCGTGAAAGGTTTCTTTTATGTAGCTTCAACAGCATTACTTCTTTTTTTATTATTAAGACGACAATATAAAATTATTAATGCAAAAGTAGAGCAACTAGAAAGATATACACAGGAATTAGAAATGTCTAACAAAGAACTCGAGCAATTTGCTTATGTCGCTTCACATGATCTTCAGGAACCGTTACGAACAATTATTAGTTTTATAACTAAATTAGAAACTGAGTATAAAGAAAAGTTTGATGAAAGAGGAAAACAGTATATTGGCTTTGCAGTATCGGGTGCTAAAAGAATGCGTACTTTAATACTTGATTTACTCGAATATTCTAAAATTGGGAAAGAAAAACAAAAAACTGAAATTCAAGATATAAACCAAATAGTACAAGAAATTTTATTGCTCCACCATGAGGTAATTACCCAAAAAAAAGCTCAAATTCATGTACAAAAACTGCCAGTAATTAATACAGATTCTTCAGCAATTTTTCAAATATTTCATCAGCTTATAGGGAATGCACTTAAATATACTAATGAAATGATTTTGCCTTCAATAACCATAGCGATTGAAGAAACAAATCATGATTGGATATTTTCAGTTGCAGATAATGGAATTGGAATTGAAAAACAGTATTTTAAGAAAATATTTCTTCTTTTTCAACGGTTGCATAGTAGTGAAGAATTTAATGGAAATGGAATAGGATTAGCAATTGTTAAAAAAAATGTAGACAAACTCAACGGAAGAGTTTGGGTAATTTCTGAAAAAGATAAAGGAGCTACTTTTTATTTTTCTTTAAAAAAGAAGAGTTTACAGTAA
- a CDS encoding ABC transporter permease produces the protein MKYQEDFNDNEWLFEITPKNNFFQLPFKEIWRYRDLLLLFVKRDIVTVYKQTILGPLWYFIQPLFTAIIFTVIFNSMAGIATGSIPPFLFNLAGIIVWNYFTSCLNETSDTFKKNASIFGKVYFPRVIIPISIVITNLIKLGIQSFIFVCFYIFYLLKGMDNTLGINLVWYPFLVLIMGLLGLGFGMIISSMVTKYRDLTFLVSFGVQLLMYVSAVMYPMALLKEKLPQLGWLIEYNPLAYVVETSRYLLLGEGVISWGGLLYTVVVSVTVFFLGLVIFNKTEKKFIDTV, from the coding sequence ATGAAGTATCAGGAGGATTTTAATGATAATGAATGGTTGTTTGAAATAACCCCAAAGAACAATTTTTTCCAACTCCCTTTTAAAGAAATTTGGCGTTACCGCGATTTGTTGCTGCTTTTTGTAAAGCGTGATATAGTAACAGTATATAAGCAAACCATATTAGGGCCGCTTTGGTATTTTATACAGCCCTTGTTTACAGCTATTATTTTTACCGTTATTTTTAATAGTATGGCTGGAATAGCTACTGGTTCAATTCCTCCCTTTTTGTTCAATTTAGCTGGAATTATCGTATGGAATTACTTCACTTCTTGTTTAAATGAAACCTCAGATACATTCAAGAAAAATGCTTCTATTTTTGGAAAAGTGTATTTTCCCAGAGTAATTATTCCAATATCGATTGTCATAACTAATTTGATAAAATTAGGAATACAGTCGTTCATTTTTGTTTGCTTTTATATATTTTATTTATTGAAAGGTATGGATAATACGTTGGGGATAAATCTTGTTTGGTATCCGTTCTTAGTTTTAATTATGGGGCTTTTGGGCTTAGGTTTCGGAATGATTATTTCTTCAATGGTAACAAAATATCGAGATTTGACTTTTTTGGTCTCTTTTGGCGTTCAATTGCTCATGTATGTATCGGCTGTTATGTATCCTATGGCCTTGTTAAAAGAAAAGTTGCCTCAATTGGGCTGGCTGATTGAATATAATCCATTAGCCTATGTTGTGGAAACATCCCGCTACCTTCTTTTAGGGGAAGGCGTTATTAGTTGGGGAGGATTATTGTATACGGTTGTGGTTTCTGTTACGGTATTCTTTTTAGGTTTGGTCATTTTTAATAAAACAGAAAAGAAATTTATAGATACCGTATAA
- a CDS encoding ABC transporter ATP-binding protein, which translates to MKEKDIILKVENISKQYRLGTIGTGTLSHDLNRWWHTVRGKEDPYLKIGEANDRSTKGNSEYVWALQDISFEVERGDVLGVIGKNGAGKSTLLKILSKVTAPTTGSIKSRGRIASLLEVGTGFNPELTGRENVFLNGAILGMTKKEIVSKMDEIIAFSGCERYIDTPTKRYSSGMTVRLAFAVAAFLEPEILVVDEVLAVGDAEFQKKAIGKMQDISKREGRTVLFVSHNMAAVKSLCTKGIVLEHGKVVFDGESNAAVDFYLTNNSNKINTDLLSRTDRRGSGELKFSSVCLLNEKGDSVLEIVSGDSVRFRLAFEQLKNTSAENLVFGVVFRDINEVKVADFYSDEMGITFDKVLQNGYVDLEIPKLLLRGGVYSLDIVVQNGKIAVNQIDLLHDVFEFNVFPGDFWNSGRINRATNVAIIDARFRE; encoded by the coding sequence ATGAAAGAGAAGGACATCATATTAAAGGTTGAGAATATTTCCAAGCAATATCGACTGGGTACTATAGGTACTGGGACATTAAGTCATGATTTGAATCGATGGTGGCATACAGTTCGAGGGAAAGAAGATCCGTATTTGAAAATTGGTGAGGCCAATGACCGAAGTACTAAAGGCAATAGCGAATATGTTTGGGCTTTGCAGGACATTAGTTTTGAGGTTGAAAGAGGAGATGTGCTGGGCGTTATTGGTAAAAACGGTGCTGGAAAGTCAACTTTATTGAAAATTTTGTCCAAGGTAACTGCGCCTACTACGGGTTCGATTAAATCCAGAGGACGTATTGCATCTTTATTGGAAGTTGGTACAGGTTTTAATCCCGAATTAACTGGAAGGGAAAATGTATTTCTCAATGGAGCCATTTTAGGAATGACCAAGAAAGAAATCGTTTCTAAAATGGATGAGATTATTGCCTTTTCAGGATGTGAACGTTACATTGATACTCCTACAAAGCGTTACAGTAGTGGTATGACCGTGCGTTTGGCGTTTGCAGTGGCTGCTTTCCTAGAACCTGAAATTTTAGTAGTCGATGAGGTTTTGGCTGTGGGTGATGCTGAGTTCCAGAAAAAAGCGATTGGTAAAATGCAGGACATTTCCAAAAGAGAAGGACGAACCGTTTTGTTTGTGAGTCATAACATGGCTGCTGTGAAAAGTTTGTGTACAAAAGGAATTGTTCTGGAACATGGAAAAGTGGTTTTTGATGGTGAAAGTAATGCTGCTGTAGATTTCTATCTAACCAATAATAGCAATAAAATTAATACGGACTTGTTGTCGAGAACAGATAGAAGAGGAAGTGGAGAATTAAAATTTTCATCAGTTTGTTTACTCAATGAAAAAGGAGATTCTGTATTAGAAATAGTTTCTGGGGATTCAGTTAGATTTAGGCTTGCTTTTGAGCAGTTAAAAAATACTTCTGCCGAAAATCTAGTTTTTGGAGTGGTGTTTAGAGATATTAACGAAGTAAAAGTTGCGGATTTTTATTCGGATGAGATGGGTATAACTTTCGACAAAGTACTTCAAAATGGGTATGTTGATTTAGAAATACCAAAACTACTATTGCGAGGAGGTGTGTACAGCTTGGATATTGTTGTTCAAAACGGGAAAATCGCAGTCAATCAAATTGATTTGTTGCATGATGTGTTTGAATTTAATGTTTTTCCGGGTGATTTTTGGAATTCCGGAAGGATAAACCGAGCAACCAATGTTGCGATTATAGACGCCCGATTTAGAGAATAA
- a CDS encoding ATP-binding protein produces MKSFLILSDLLKTRPNRNAWIVFIASLLITQGIAYRIYKVEKENEFLQVEREAANVKNQLETTLYQSINTSRIIGFLIERDLIDNYFENVSKELISKNSFVDALQLVKDSTIIKTYPLKGNEATIGYSVFRNSFHRKEALKALKRNELYFEGPIKLKQGGVGIVGRLPVYRNNVFWGFSAVIIRKETLLNAIGIDSTGKNDTYSYQFVKSDKESGNSDLMFKNMKGFNKGVFFKEHVKIGDWDIYIKLNNPHYLDRALQFSLLGLLFSFLFTLFMWHLSEQPQKLKLLVENKTKALDRLNKELEERAHELTISNKELEQFAYIASHDLQEPLRMVSTFLTQIERKYSHVLDENGKKYIYFAVEGAKRMRSIILDVLEFSRVGKYIEKPEKIDLNQLLDEVCMGLQKIIKEKQAVITYDVLPEIFTYRSPMLQVFQNLIGNSLKYSREGVHPIVHVVVVRHDNEWLFSIKDNGIGIEKEYAEKIFVIFQRLHSKDQYSGSGLGLAIVKKIINNLGGMVWLESEVGLGTTFYFTLPYKNDL; encoded by the coding sequence ATGAAGTCATTTTTAATTTTGAGTGATCTTTTAAAGACTCGACCTAATCGAAATGCGTGGATTGTTTTTATAGCTTCCCTATTAATTACACAAGGAATTGCTTATCGTATTTACAAAGTAGAAAAGGAAAATGAATTTCTTCAAGTAGAACGGGAAGCAGCAAATGTTAAAAATCAATTAGAGACAACACTTTATCAGAGTATTAATACTTCTAGGATAATTGGTTTTCTTATAGAGCGTGATTTAATTGATAATTATTTTGAAAATGTATCAAAGGAACTTATTAGTAAAAATAGTTTTGTTGATGCTTTGCAGTTAGTTAAAGATAGTACAATTATAAAAACCTATCCTTTAAAAGGAAATGAAGCAACAATCGGGTACTCAGTCTTTCGAAATTCATTCCATCGAAAAGAGGCTCTAAAGGCTTTAAAACGAAATGAGCTTTATTTTGAAGGTCCTATCAAATTAAAACAAGGTGGTGTAGGTATTGTAGGGCGATTACCTGTTTATCGCAATAATGTGTTTTGGGGGTTTTCAGCCGTGATTATTCGAAAAGAAACATTACTCAATGCGATTGGTATCGACAGTACAGGAAAAAATGATACTTACAGCTATCAATTTGTAAAATCAGATAAGGAAAGTGGAAATTCAGATTTGATGTTCAAGAACATGAAAGGTTTTAATAAAGGAGTATTTTTTAAAGAACATGTAAAAATAGGAGACTGGGATATTTATATCAAGTTAAATAATCCTCATTACTTAGATAGAGCTTTGCAATTTTCATTATTGGGGTTGTTGTTTTCCTTTTTATTTACCCTTTTTATGTGGCATCTTTCAGAACAGCCACAAAAGTTAAAATTGCTTGTTGAAAATAAAACCAAAGCTTTAGATAGGCTCAATAAAGAGTTAGAAGAAAGAGCTCATGAACTCACTATTTCCAATAAAGAATTAGAACAATTTGCCTATATCGCATCGCACGATCTGCAGGAGCCACTTCGAATGGTATCTACATTTTTAACTCAAATTGAGCGTAAATACTCACATGTTTTAGATGAAAACGGAAAAAAATACATTTATTTTGCTGTAGAAGGAGCTAAACGAATGCGATCCATAATATTAGATGTATTGGAGTTCTCTAGGGTTGGAAAATATATTGAAAAACCCGAAAAAATTGATTTAAATCAATTGTTGGATGAGGTTTGTATGGGACTTCAAAAAATAATTAAAGAAAAACAAGCCGTTATTACCTATGATGTTTTACCAGAGATTTTCACTTATCGTTCCCCAATGTTACAAGTGTTTCAGAATTTAATAGGAAACTCTCTTAAGTATTCTCGCGAAGGGGTGCATCCAATAGTTCACGTAGTAGTGGTAAGACATGATAATGAATGGCTTTTTTCAATAAAAGATAATGGTATTGGTATTGAAAAAGAATATGCCGAAAAAATATTTGTAATTTTTCAACGCTTACATTCAAAAGATCAATATTCAGGTTCTGGATTGGGATTAGCAATTGTAAAAAAAATAATAAACAACCTAGGAGGAATGGTATGGTTGGAATCTGAAGTAGGTCTGGGTACTACTTTTTACTTTACATTACCTTATAAAAATGATTTGTAG
- a CDS encoding GDP-L-fucose synthase family protein, protein MDKHSKIYVAGHRGLVGSAIKKNLEAKGFTNILVRTHAELDLTDAKATADFFGTEKPEYVFLAAAKVGGIVANNTYRADFIYENLMIQNNVIHQSYVHGVKKLLFLGSTCIYPKNAPQPLKEDYLLTGALEYTNEPYAIAKIAGIKACESYNLQYGTNFMSVMPTNLYGPNDNFDLEKSHVLPALIRKIHLGKALENNDWETIQSDLNRLPIRGIDGQASQAEILQVLRSFGISKNNETVVVEIWGSGKPMREFLWSEDMADACVFLMENRDFSDCVTSTEEIRNTHLNIGTGSDISIADLTQRIKATVGFKGLFVFNAEKPDGTMRKLTDVSKLNALGWKHQVDIEEGVNKMYRWYTQEK, encoded by the coding sequence ATGGACAAACATTCCAAAATATATGTTGCCGGACATCGCGGATTGGTAGGCAGTGCCATAAAGAAAAATCTGGAGGCTAAAGGATTTACCAATATTCTGGTGCGGACGCATGCCGAACTCGATTTGACCGATGCGAAAGCAACCGCTGATTTTTTTGGTACAGAAAAACCCGAATATGTATTTCTGGCCGCTGCCAAAGTGGGCGGTATTGTGGCGAATAACACCTATCGGGCCGATTTTATTTATGAAAACCTGATGATCCAGAACAATGTGATTCATCAGAGTTATGTGCATGGGGTGAAAAAATTGTTGTTTTTGGGAAGTACTTGTATTTATCCGAAAAATGCACCACAACCTTTAAAAGAAGATTACCTGTTAACGGGTGCTTTAGAATACACCAATGAGCCTTATGCCATCGCTAAAATAGCAGGTATCAAAGCCTGTGAGAGTTATAATCTGCAATACGGCACTAATTTCATGTCGGTGATGCCGACTAATTTATATGGCCCGAATGATAATTTTGATTTGGAAAAATCGCATGTGCTTCCGGCATTAATCCGAAAAATCCATTTGGGAAAAGCATTGGAAAATAACGATTGGGAAACCATTCAGTCGGATTTAAATCGTTTGCCAATACGGGGAATTGACGGACAGGCTTCGCAAGCTGAAATTTTACAAGTATTGCGTTCTTTTGGCATTTCAAAAAATAATGAAACTGTTGTTGTCGAAATCTGGGGTTCTGGTAAACCGATGCGCGAATTTTTATGGTCGGAAGACATGGCCGATGCTTGTGTTTTTTTAATGGAAAACCGTGATTTTTCGGATTGTGTTACTTCAACAGAAGAAATCCGGAATACGCACCTGAATATTGGCACCGGAAGTGATATTTCAATTGCCGATTTAACGCAACGCATCAAAGCAACCGTTGGGTTTAAGGGATTGTTTGTTTTTAATGCCGAAAAACCCGACGGGACGATGCGAAAGCTAACGGATGTAAGTAAGCTGAATGCCTTGGGGTGGAAACATCAGGTTGATATCGAAGAAGGAGTGAACAAAATGTACCGTTGGTATACACAGGAAAAATAA
- a CDS encoding acyltransferase: MKHFAYRILYSKNFILHHKVSVKGITNIETNDRLDIGMSYIGFMHKTHRTYLNIQGKLKLNGPYSIGRGCRFDIAEKAVMSIGKGGYINVNSTFIIMHGLTIGDYCVISWDCQFLDEDFHDIDYEGKTITPNEITIGNNVWIGCGVKIYKGSVVPDGCVIAANSIVRGVFTKQNTLIAGHPAKVIKEEINWK; encoded by the coding sequence ATGAAGCATTTCGCCTATAGGATTTTGTATTCTAAAAATTTCATCCTGCACCATAAAGTGTCAGTGAAAGGAATTACGAATATCGAAACCAATGACCGGCTTGATATAGGAATGAGTTACATTGGGTTTATGCACAAAACGCATAGAACTTATCTCAATATTCAGGGTAAACTGAAATTAAACGGACCGTATTCCATAGGAAGAGGGTGTCGTTTCGACATCGCTGAAAAAGCCGTTATGTCGATTGGAAAAGGTGGGTATATTAATGTGAATTCGACTTTTATCATTATGCACGGACTTACCATTGGGGATTACTGCGTTATTTCATGGGACTGTCAGTTTTTGGATGAGGATTTTCATGATATTGATTACGAAGGTAAAACGATAACCCCAAACGAAATTACAATTGGTAATAACGTATGGATTGGTTGCGGGGTTAAAATTTACAAAGGTTCCGTTGTGCCGGACGGCTGTGTTATTGCAGCCAATTCGATTGTTAGAGGTGTTTTTACAAAGCAAAATACCTTAATCGCTGGGCATCCTGCAAAAGTTATTAAAGAAGAAATTAATTGGAAATAA
- a CDS encoding response regulator — translation MLKKHFFIVDDDPIAIMILKKLLIKCDFNITPLSFKNGEEALDHFKNNYSSSNQYIVFLDINMPIMNGWEFLNSLETFTTPNTTRVFLVTSSVDETDKIRANQSPFVSRFLSKPLSVATLDELIKVN, via the coding sequence ATGTTAAAAAAACATTTTTTTATCGTTGATGATGATCCAATAGCTATTATGATTCTAAAAAAACTATTGATAAAATGTGATTTTAATATTACCCCCTTATCTTTTAAAAATGGTGAAGAAGCATTAGATCATTTTAAAAATAACTATTCATCCAGCAATCAGTATATTGTTTTTCTAGATATTAATATGCCTATAATGAATGGATGGGAGTTTTTAAATTCTTTAGAGACTTTTACAACTCCAAATACAACAAGGGTTTTTTTAGTAACTTCTTCAGTAGATGAAACAGATAAAATCCGTGCGAATCAATCTCCTTTTGTGTCACGTTTTTTGTCAAAGCCTCTTTCAGTTGCTACTTTAGACGAGTTGATTAAAGTGAATTAG
- a CDS encoding PAS domain S-box protein → MHKDRKKYTLIVVEDNAGDFFLLQDYLDEMILAPEIIHVASFKELDSFFATNSKEIDIVLLDLSLPDKKGEELIKDTLEIVGTTPTVVLTGYPDFSFAVKSLALGISDYLLKDDLNAATLYKSIIYNIERNKNLVKLKESEHRYSDLFHLSPQPMWVYNLDNYQFLDVNLAAIDHYGYTTEEFQTMLVTDIECDSFEKDLISNEIFVNFEEVYRHRKKNGEIIYVSIQSNTIPYKEKEAKVVLVNDITESIKHLKAIEEQNKRLMKIAWTQSHVVRAPLARIMGLVNLISDEGISIEEKLEMLSHVLDSANELDEIIREIVKQSKLILP, encoded by the coding sequence ATGCACAAGGATAGAAAAAAGTATACCTTAATTGTAGTCGAAGATAATGCTGGTGATTTCTTTCTTCTACAAGATTACTTGGATGAAATGATTTTGGCACCAGAAATTATTCATGTAGCCTCTTTCAAGGAATTAGATTCATTTTTTGCTACAAACTCTAAAGAGATTGATATTGTACTTCTGGATTTGAGTCTTCCAGACAAAAAAGGAGAGGAACTCATTAAAGATACCCTCGAAATTGTTGGTACTACACCAACAGTTGTACTTACAGGTTATCCTGATTTCTCTTTTGCAGTAAAATCTCTTGCCTTAGGAATCTCTGATTATCTTCTTAAAGATGATTTAAATGCAGCTACTCTTTATAAAAGCATTATTTACAATATTGAACGCAATAAAAATTTGGTCAAGTTAAAAGAATCAGAACATCGCTATTCAGATTTATTTCACTTGAGCCCTCAACCTATGTGGGTTTATAATCTTGATAATTACCAATTTCTGGATGTGAATTTAGCTGCAATTGATCATTATGGTTATACAACAGAAGAGTTTCAAACCATGCTTGTTACAGATATAGAATGTGATAGTTTTGAAAAAGATTTGATTTCTAATGAAATTTTTGTAAATTTTGAAGAGGTTTATAGACATAGGAAAAAGAATGGCGAAATCATATATGTATCCATCCAAAGCAATACTATTCCTTATAAAGAAAAAGAAGCCAAGGTTGTTTTAGTAAATGATATTACAGAAAGTATAAAACATCTTAAGGCTATTGAGGAACAAAATAAACGGCTCATGAAAATCGCATGGACTCAATCACACGTGGTTCGTGCTCCTTTAGCAAGAATTATGGGTCTTGTAAATTTGATTTCAGATGAAGGTATTTCCATAGAAGAAAAACTAGAAATGTTGTCGCATGTGTTGGATTCTGCAAATGAATTGGATGAAATCATTCGGGAAATTGTAAAGCAATCAAAATTGATTCTCCCTTAA
- the gmd gene encoding GDP-mannose 4,6-dehydratase: MKVAFITGVTGQDGAYLSEFLLKKGYIVHGLKRRSSQFNTDRIDHLYQDPHIEHRNFFLHYGDMTDSTNLIRLIQEIQPDEIYNLAAMSHVHVSFEIPEYTGNADGLGTLRILDAVRLLGLEKKTKIYQASTSELYGKVQEVPQTENTPFYPRSPYAVAKMYAYWITVNYREAYGMFACNGILFNHESPIRGETFVTRKITRAAARIALGLQDKLYLGNLDAQRDWGHAKDYVRMMWMILQAEQPEDWVIATGKTTAVREFVKMAFAEVGIELVFKGSGADEKGHVAQCSDPRFQLAEGTEVIAVDPKYFRPTEVDLLIGDASKAKNKLGWVPEYNLQDLVTDMMQGDLKLMQKEVYLKQGAFETKNYFE; the protein is encoded by the coding sequence ATGAAAGTTGCATTTATAACAGGAGTAACCGGTCAGGACGGCGCATACTTGAGTGAGTTTTTATTAAAAAAAGGCTATATTGTTCACGGTTTGAAAAGACGTTCCTCTCAATTCAACACCGATAGAATCGACCATTTGTATCAGGATCCGCATATCGAGCACCGTAATTTCTTTTTACATTATGGAGACATGACTGACAGTACCAACCTGATTCGTCTTATTCAGGAAATTCAGCCCGATGAAATTTACAATTTGGCGGCGATGAGTCATGTGCACGTGTCTTTTGAGATACCGGAATATACCGGGAACGCAGATGGTTTGGGTACTTTACGCATTCTGGATGCCGTTCGGTTGTTAGGATTGGAAAAAAAAACAAAGATTTATCAGGCTTCTACTTCTGAATTGTATGGAAAAGTACAGGAAGTGCCTCAAACCGAAAACACTCCTTTTTATCCTCGAAGCCCTTATGCCGTTGCTAAAATGTATGCCTATTGGATAACGGTAAATTACAGGGAAGCCTACGGCATGTTTGCCTGTAACGGTATTTTGTTTAATCACGAATCACCCATTCGCGGGGAAACGTTTGTTACCCGAAAAATTACAAGAGCCGCAGCACGTATCGCTTTAGGATTGCAGGATAAGTTATATTTAGGAAACTTAGATGCGCAACGCGATTGGGGTCACGCCAAGGATTATGTACGAATGATGTGGATGATTCTACAGGCAGAACAACCGGAAGATTGGGTAATCGCTACCGGAAAAACAACAGCAGTTCGCGAGTTTGTAAAGATGGCATTTGCCGAAGTAGGTATTGAACTGGTCTTTAAAGGATCCGGAGCCGATGAAAAAGGCCATGTGGCCCAATGTTCAGATCCGCGTTTTCAGTTAGCTGAAGGGACTGAGGTAATAGCAGTTGATCCAAAATATTTCCGACCAACCGAAGTAGATTTGTTAATAGGTGATGCCAGCAAAGCCAAAAACAAACTGGGTTGGGTACCGGAATATAATTTACAGGATTTGGTGACCGATATGATGCAAGGCGACTTGAAACTGATGCAAAAAGAAGTGTATTTAAAGCAAGGCGCTTTTGAAACGAAGAATTATTTCGAATAA